The Chionomys nivalis chromosome 4, mChiNiv1.1, whole genome shotgun sequence genome contains the following window.
GGGGGCGGGGACGAACCCCGCGGCGTCAGCTTCGCGCCAGTAGCACGCGACGTCAGTAGCTCGCGACTGTGCTGTTCCCGGCTCGGGATTCCGAGCTTACTCGCAGCATGTCGGTCATCTTCGCCCCTGACTGGCTTCGCGGCAAGGCTAAGGTCAACCAGGAGACCATCCAGCGGGTGAGCGTCCCCGAGGAGGGGTCCTGGTGCAGGCGTTTCCTGCAGGGGCCGGACCGCGGTGGGTACAGCCTGGATATGGGGTCGGGATGGGAGCTGGGTCAGATCGGCGCCTGCTCGGGGAGCCCCCACCTGATGGCACCCTACACTTCGCCCGCCTTTCAGCTCCTGGAGGAGAATGACCAGCTGATCCGCTGTATCGTGGAGTATCAGAACAAGGGCCGAGCGAACGAGTGCGTCCAGTAAGTGCCACCGGGGACGTGCGGCAGTGTGGGTGATGGATCGCCTGTGAGAAAAGGGAGGTACGGAAGAGGTTACTTCGCCTCGGTGACGCTGCATGCCTACTGTCGTAGCTCCTGTCAGGCTGCAGCGTGAGGATGGCCACAAGAGTAAGGCGAGCTAAGACTACATAGCCAGACTCTGTGCCCCCTGCCCTCTGTACGTTATTAACTATTTACTTGCTACTCAAGACCACAGAGATAGCTTATGGTAGAACCTggacttattcaggctttcacaTAAGCCCTGCCAACTGATGACAGGGAAGCATCTGAAAGCTAGGCTCAGATAAATGCCATGGTCTCTTGATTCATGGAAATAAGTAGGAAGTTAGGCTCAGATAAGTGCCGTGATCTCTTGATTCGTGGATTTCATGTCCATTCCCAATAATAAGTCAGGGAATTTGATTAACTAGAAGTCAGTCTGTGAGAGATACACATGGACAACAAAGGGATTTCCACATTAAACTAAAGGTTAATTCAAtccggtcggtggtggcgcacacctttaatcccagcgcccaggaggcagaggcagaaggatctctgtgagttcgagaccagcctggtctacaagagctagttccaggacaggttccaaagctacagagaaaccctgtcttgaaaaaacaaaacaaaagttaattCAGGATAGAATTGATGTGCTTTCTATGGTGTATCAGAATGGGACCCTTTTCTAAATTTGGTCCAAGAATTAGCCACCTGCAACCCTCTCTAAATACCTCAGTGGGATAGTAGAATTTCCATTTTGAGGTGTTTGTTTGACTCCAACATTTGATGTTTTGCTGTTTTACAGTTCTACACGTTCTCATGTTTAGAAAATGCCTGCCGGCCGCACATTTTTCTTTACTACGTTGACTCTTATGCAGTGGTAGGAAAGCCCTACAAATCTCCTGTCCTGCTTTTTCACATTGTGGAGGTTGCACTTCCCAAGTCTGATAATTCTTTCTGAATGGCAAGCAGTTGAGAATTGCTACAGTCATGCTCACCTTGATCATGGaaggggtctctctctctccaaggtTTCTTTATGAggttgctctgtaggccaggctgacattgaactcagagatttacctgcctctgccacccgagtgttGGGTGTACAACAGACTAGGAATTGTTGTTTGCTGTACCGGGGAATAAAAAGCACAAAAGATTCCAAATCTCTTGTGAAGCTGCCATTCTAGAGTTCAGAGTCCAAAGGGAGGGATggaaagttggctcagaggttaagagcacttgttgctcttgcagaggacccaggttcaattcccagtagtagtggctcacaagcatctgtaactataatgcaggggatttgatgccctgggcaccaggcatgtacgtagtgcccacacatacatgcaggcaggcaaaacacacacagaatccAGAGGGAAGACATGTAATCATAAGTGCTTTGATGGGATAAAGCAGGGGTCTGATAGAGCACCTTGCCTGTCTGCACAGGAGATtcagagttcaatttccagcagcaCAAAAATCAAACAGGgtaagtggggggtggggtgcagagTGTCTCTAATAAGGTAGCATTGGGTGAAAACCTGAGCCCCAGAGATAAGTAAGGGTGGGTAAAGGTACTGAATAACCACAGGGCATGCCTAGGAGACCCTGGGCTCAGAAGTTAGCAAAGGGAAGGCCATAGGAAATGAGCACACAGAAGTAACTGGAGAGCCCCATCACCTAAGACCTCGTAGGAAGGAGATGGCATCTTTAGGGTGGTTTAGAACAGTCATGGAATTGTGCTGTGATCCCTCCAACTCTGGGGAATAAAGCAGGGTttcggccaggcggtggtagtgcacgcctttaatcccagcacttgggaggcagaggcggtgcgatctacagagcgagttccaggacaggtaggccATGGGCTGAGGAAACTGCTGTTGTAGCCCCAACAAAGAAGTCGTGGTAGCTTGAACTAGAGCATCTGTGTGAGTGAAAGGAGAATGGATGAGAGTCCAGGGCAAACGAGAAGGTTGCTGAAATGAAGTGTTGTTGGGGAtattaaggtgtgttacttttgtttatgttgaatttgtttaactctatgaagctgtggtGTTACTTGTCTAAAACTCCTGacggtctaataaagatctgaacagtcagtagcgaggcaggagagagaataggcggactggcaggcagagaagataaatatagaaggagaaatcttagaggaaaggaagaaggagcaagatagaacaagaagaggaggacgtcaggga
Protein-coding sequences here:
- the Ss18l2 gene encoding SS18-like protein 2, translating into MSVIFAPDWLRGKAKVNQETIQRLLEENDQLIRCIVEYQNKGRANECVQYQHVLHRNLIYLATIADANTSSLTKAVE